The following proteins come from a genomic window of Phycisphaerae bacterium:
- a CDS encoding thrombospondin type 3 repeat-containing protein yields MNPITFQLKVSCFQRVAACGFLLLLAETTSVHGQCTPEELAQSKLLANDGVNGDLFGYSVAVSGDTAIVGAWGHDPPSTPYLSGAAYVFVRDGVGWIQQAKLTPTDQGYQDRFGHSVAIDGDTAVVGAVSAGNYAGAAYVFVRSGTVWTQQAKLTASDAAPYDSFGNSVALFGDTAVIGADNGDNSGFKTEGPGSAYIFVRSGGIWTEQAKLTAMDGAIGDAFGHSVSVSADTAVVGAWLDDHAGGSNAGSAYVFIRSGGVWTHQAKLTTSDAAWFGYSVALSGDTALVGARLAGNAGSAYVFIRSGTLWTQQATLTPSDASADDFGFSVAVSADKAVVGARLEGDGNEGAAYVFAKPPTGWINMTETSRLVAYDASAHQEFGVSVSISDDTTIVGTYQYNSSYPGTGSAYVFGDRDGDGVDDVCDNCPLNTPNPDQLDIDDDGIGDACEHDEDEDGVPNASDNCPSTPNPGQDDADSDGIGDACDNCPDASNSGQENADGDAAGDACDDCPNDPNKILPGACGCGVPDVDVDSDGVPDCADNCAGVFNPGQEDDDGDGDGDVCDNCLDVSNPAQEDADSDTIGDACDNCPNSPAVDCFPPDPDPMTFASPPAPLGLTSITMTATTATDATTPPVLYMFECTSASPGGTSSGWQPGVGYTDTGLSVNMPYSYRVAAQDSVTPTPNQTAFSEEVFLSTPIESPQGLATGVVGVDFVELVALGTFSNLTEGQSGLYFDSLTPGGDTGLNVWVQGTMATATGLTPDTDYEFVVKARNRDGVETVLTDPISVHTYWISGDCNNDGSFTVESDLDCIVDALLGIETSPPGGAHRIDLNYNEVTDGEDIQFIVDCLQFGGC; encoded by the coding sequence ATGAACCCGATTACTTTTCAATTGAAAGTGTCGTGCTTCCAGCGAGTCGCGGCGTGTGGATTTCTGCTACTCCTCGCCGAGACCACGTCCGTACACGGCCAATGCACCCCGGAGGAACTTGCCCAGTCCAAGCTCCTCGCCAACGACGGGGTGAACGGTGACCTCTTCGGCTACTCGGTTGCAGTCTCGGGCGACACGGCCATAGTCGGCGCTTGGGGCCACGACCCCCCGAGTACTCCGTATCTCAGTGGTGCGGCTTATGTCTTCGTCCGCGACGGTGTTGGATGGATTCAGCAGGCTAAGCTGACGCCCACTGACCAGGGATATCAGGACCGGTTCGGTCATTCAGTCGCGATCGATGGCGACACAGCCGTGGTCGGGGCAGTCTCCGCCGGAAATTACGCTGGAGCGGCGTACGTCTTTGTCCGCTCCGGAACCGTCTGGACTCAGCAGGCCAAACTCACCGCCTCCGATGCAGCGCCGTATGACAGTTTCGGCAACTCGGTAGCGCTCTTCGGCGACACGGCAGTTATCGGGGCGGACAACGGAGACAACTCGGGGTTCAAGACCGAGGGCCCCGGCTCGGCCTACATCTTCGTCCGCTCTGGTGGCATCTGGACTGAGCAGGCCAAGTTGACCGCAATGGATGGAGCAATCGGAGACGCATTCGGCCACTCCGTCTCAGTGTCGGCCGACACGGCGGTGGTTGGAGCCTGGCTCGACGACCACGCGGGCGGGTCCAACGCCGGCTCGGCCTACGTCTTCATCCGCTCTGGTGGGGTGTGGACCCACCAGGCCAAGTTGACCACCTCCGACGCGGCCTGGTTTGGCTACTCCGTGGCGCTGTCGGGCGACACGGCGCTGGTCGGGGCCAGGTTGGCGGGCAACGCCGGCTCAGCCTATGTCTTCATCCGCTCCGGTACCCTGTGGACTCAGCAGGCCACTCTGACGCCCTCCGATGCGTCGGCAGACGATTTTGGTTTCTCCGTCGCGGTCTCGGCCGACAAAGCCGTGGTCGGTGCGCGGCTCGAGGGCGATGGAAACGAAGGCGCAGCCTACGTCTTCGCCAAGCCACCCACGGGTTGGATCAACATGACGGAAACGAGCAGGCTCGTCGCTTACGATGCGTCCGCTCACCAGGAGTTCGGTGTCTCTGTTTCGATCTCCGATGACACGACGATAGTCGGTACTTACCAATACAACAGCAGCTACCCAGGCACGGGCTCGGCCTACGTATTCGGAGACCGCGACGGCGACGGGGTGGACGACGTATGTGATAACTGTCCGCTCAACACGCCGAATCCGGACCAATTAGATATCGATGACGACGGCATCGGCGACGCCTGTGAACATGATGAAGACGAGGATGGCGTGCCGAATGCATCGGACAACTGCCCCAGCACGCCGAACCCAGGACAGGACGACGCCGACAGCGACGGGATCGGCGACGCCTGCGACAATTGCCCGGATGCCTCCAATTCCGGCCAGGAAAATGCCGACGGCGACGCCGCCGGCGATGCCTGCGACGATTGCCCGAACGACCCCAACAAGATCTTGCCGGGGGCCTGCGGCTGCGGCGTCCCCGATGTAGACGTGGACTCGGACGGGGTGCCAGATTGCGCCGACAACTGCGCAGGTGTGTTTAATCCCGGACAAGAGGACGATGATGGCGATGGAGACGGCGACGTGTGCGACAATTGTCTCGACGTGTCAAATCCCGCACAGGAGGATGCGGACTCCGACACCATCGGCGATGCTTGTGACAATTGTCCGAATAGCCCCGCCGTCGACTGCTTTCCTCCCGATCCCGATCCCATGACCTTCGCGTCGCCGCCCGCACCGCTGGGCCTGACGTCGATCACGATGACGGCCACCACGGCGACCGACGCCACCACGCCGCCGGTTCTGTACATGTTCGAGTGCACCAGCGCCTCGCCCGGCGGAACGAGCAGCGGCTGGCAACCGGGCGTGGGTTACACTGACACCGGTCTTTCGGTGAACATGCCGTATTCCTATCGGGTCGCGGCGCAGGACAGTGTGACGCCGACGCCCAACCAGACGGCTTTTTCGGAGGAGGTGTTCCTCTCCACACCCATCGAATCGCCGCAGGGCCTGGCCACGGGCGTCGTGGGAGTTGATTTTGTTGAACTCGTGGCGCTGGGAACATTCAGCAATCTCACGGAGGGCCAATCGGGCCTGTACTTCGATTCGCTGACGCCGGGCGGCGATACGGGGCTCAATGTCTGGGTGCAGGGGACGATGGCGACGGCGACGGGCCTGACGCCGGACACGGACTACGAGTTCGTGGTCAAGGCGCGAAACCGCGACGGCGTGGAGACGGTCCTGACCGATCCGATCTCGGTGCACACCTATTGGATCTCGGGAGACTGCAACAACGACGGGTCATTCACGGTCGAGAGCGACCTGGACTGTATCGTCGACGCGTTGCTGGGGATCGAGACCAGCCCGCCGGGCGGCGCGCACCGGATCGACCTGAACTACAACGAGGTCACCGACGGCGAAGACATCCAGTTCATCGTCGATTGCCTGCAATTTGGCGGATGCTGA
- a CDS encoding acylneuraminate cytidylyltransferase family protein, with amino-acid sequence MIQGSNSGTTDRQDAAPRCLGLVTARGGSKGIPGKNIRVVAGKPLIAWTLEAARDAATLDRVVVSTDDTEIAETARRWGADVPFLRPAELAGDASPHIDVVLHALAWLDEHQGYRPDYVVLLQPTSPLRTAGDIDAAVSLARARNADAVVSVCETHDHPYLVRRLSVDGRLEEFVPCPLAYARRQDLPAAYALNGAIYVNRRESLANTKSLCPAGAWAYEMPVERSLQIDREWELRLAEFVLGAARA; translated from the coding sequence TTGATCCAAGGATCGAACAGCGGAACGACCGATCGGCAAGACGCCGCGCCGCGGTGCCTGGGGCTGGTTACGGCGCGAGGGGGGTCGAAGGGCATTCCGGGGAAGAACATTCGCGTTGTGGCGGGTAAGCCGCTGATTGCGTGGACGCTGGAGGCGGCGCGAGATGCGGCGACGCTGGATCGGGTCGTGGTCTCGACGGATGATACCGAGATCGCGGAGACGGCGCGGCGCTGGGGGGCCGATGTGCCGTTCTTGCGACCGGCGGAGTTGGCGGGCGATGCATCGCCGCACATCGATGTCGTGCTCCATGCGCTGGCGTGGCTGGACGAGCACCAAGGCTATCGACCGGACTATGTTGTGCTGCTACAGCCGACGTCGCCGCTGCGGACGGCGGGGGATATCGACGCGGCCGTGAGTCTGGCGCGGGCGCGAAATGCGGATGCCGTCGTCAGCGTCTGCGAAACACACGATCATCCTTATCTGGTTCGGCGGCTATCCGTTGACGGCCGGTTGGAGGAGTTTGTTCCCTGTCCATTGGCCTACGCCCGGCGGCAGGACCTGCCGGCGGCGTATGCGCTCAACGGGGCGATCTACGTGAACCGGCGGGAGTCGCTGGCGAATACGAAATCCCTGTGCCCGGCGGGAGCATGGGCGTATGAGATGCCGGTGGAGCGATCGCTGCAAATTGACCGGGAATGGGAGTTGCGCCTGGCAGAATTTGTGTTG